From Bacillus marinisedimentorum:
AATTCGCCATGGGGACTTGGAATCCTGCCCTTTTCCATATATTTCTTTTAAGTAATCATTTTGTAATGAACGAAGGTGGTTCCCGGACGGTTGCTTTTTCTTTCATTCCGGCCCGGGAAGGGGGAAGCTGGCAGAATTGGCGGTAGGAATAAAGGCATGTCCGATCAGTTGCGGTATAAGTGATGGATTCGAAATATTACATCATTCTTACAGAATAGTTCATAACCAAAAATTGGGACAATACCGGCATAATAGTCTCCATTTCCTGTTAAAACGACAAAGTTCCTCCAGTTCTGTTCGAAGAGCTATGAACAGCAACCAGACAAGAGGAGGAACGACGTTGACTAACATCGTAAAGAAATTATTTATTGCAGCATTACTTGCAGCGGGAGTGGGTATTGCTTTTCCGGCAGCGAGTGAAGCGGCCCTCGGCGACCGCATGCTGGCAGAAGGCATGTGGCATGAGGATGTAAAAGAGCTTCAGCAAGTGCTTTTATCTAAAGGATACTTCCCATATCCGAAAGACACAGGATACTATGGCCCGGTTACAACCGAGGCCGTTCAGGGTTTTCAGCGGGATAATGGATTGAAGGTGGATGGCATTGCCGGACCGGACACGATCGGCAAGTTGAAAGTGACCCGATACGGCGATATCGGACAGCCTGTCATCGGTTTGCAGAAATCACTGCAGGCAGCCGGCCTTTATGACGGGAATATCGATGGTATTTATGGAGGCGGCACAAAGGATGCGGTCATCAACTTCCAGAAAAAACATGGATTGGCTGTTGATGGGATTGCCGGTCCGCAAACCCATGCAGCACTTCGGAATAAAGTCGGTACTCCTGGAACGGACGTTATTGAATTGAGCATGGAGAGCACAGCCTATACCGCAGATTGTGAAGGCTGCTCGGGAACGACGAGAATGGGCATCGATCTGGCGAAGTATGGCGGGGATGCCAAAGTGATCGCTGTCGATCCGGCCATCGTTCCGCTTGGCTCAAAAGTGGAAGTGGAAGGCTACGGTACAGCGATTGCAGCCGACATCGGCGGGGCGATCAATGACTACAGCATTGATGTATTCATTCCGAACCGTGACGATGCGCTTAAATGGGGAAGGAAAAATGTGAATGTGAAGATTTATCAATAACC
This genomic window contains:
- a CDS encoding peptidoglycan-binding protein encodes the protein MTNIVKKLFIAALLAAGVGIAFPAASEAALGDRMLAEGMWHEDVKELQQVLLSKGYFPYPKDTGYYGPVTTEAVQGFQRDNGLKVDGIAGPDTIGKLKVTRYGDIGQPVIGLQKSLQAAGLYDGNIDGIYGGGTKDAVINFQKKHGLAVDGIAGPQTHAALRNKVGTPGTDVIELSMESTAYTADCEGCSGTTRMGIDLAKYGGDAKVIAVDPAIVPLGSKVEVEGYGTAIAADIGGAINDYSIDVFIPNRDDALKWGRKNVNVKIYQ